A genome region from Thermomonospora amylolytica includes the following:
- a CDS encoding dihydrofolate reductase family protein yields MSRLVVNTFVTLDGVMQAPGGPEEDRSGGFEHGGWIAPHFDDTAGAFINEVIERAGSFLLGRRTYEIFAGYWPHVTDEDDVVASRLNTLPKYVASRTLDKADWHNTTVIRDVPAEVTALKEQPGGELQVHGSGNLVQTLIEHDLVDTYNLLTFPVVLGTGKRLFPEGTTPGALRLTHTQTTGTGVVITSYERAGKPTYGTVGQDT; encoded by the coding sequence GTGAGCAGGCTGGTAGTGAACACCTTCGTCACCCTGGACGGCGTGATGCAGGCCCCGGGCGGACCCGAAGAGGACCGCAGCGGCGGCTTCGAGCACGGCGGATGGATAGCACCGCACTTCGACGACACGGCGGGCGCGTTCATCAACGAGGTGATCGAACGCGCCGGCTCGTTCCTGCTGGGACGCAGAACCTACGAGATCTTCGCCGGATACTGGCCCCACGTGACCGACGAGGACGACGTGGTGGCCTCCCGGCTCAACACGCTCCCGAAATACGTGGCCTCCCGCACGCTCGACAAGGCGGACTGGCACAACACCACAGTGATCCGCGACGTGCCCGCCGAGGTCACGGCGCTCAAGGAACAACCCGGCGGCGAACTACAGGTCCACGGCAGCGGAAACCTCGTCCAGACGCTCATCGAACACGACCTCGTCGACACCTACAACCTCCTCACCTTCCCCGTCGTGCTGGGCACCGGCAAACGCCTCTTCCCCGAAGGCACCACCCCCGGCGCACTACGCCTGACCCACACCCAGACCACCGGCACCGGCGTGGTGATCACCTCCTACGAACGCGCCGGCAAACCCACATACGGCACAGTCGGCCAGGACACCTGA
- a CDS encoding tyrosine-type recombinase/integrase, whose translation MDRYVELVRAKTVTGQFSPATAEVYCRDVQTFAELAGAGRVLDDLDGADVDAVLLAFARRPDGRRRAGENGENGGDGGGAARAGRASQSAASQARFRRSLSVFFRHAVTAGWVQLDPMRAVTVSARERGGLRAERRALTVEQAGGLLAAARRMAEEPVPAARRRDQRTELRDALAVVLLATVGPRVSELTRANVEDFFVNGGDRYWRIFGKGGRTRDVPLPRPVAVLLEEYLARGRPLLDRGVEPKALLLSWRGRRLARGDVQAVIDRVLARVEPSRRRAVTPHGLRHTTATHLLAAATDMDAVRRVLGHSDLSTLSRYRDELPGELEAAMRVHPLLEEGRR comes from the coding sequence GTGGATCGGTATGTGGAGCTGGTGCGGGCCAAGACGGTGACGGGGCAGTTCTCGCCGGCGACCGCCGAGGTGTACTGCCGGGATGTGCAGACGTTCGCGGAGCTGGCGGGCGCCGGGCGGGTGCTGGACGATCTGGACGGGGCGGACGTGGACGCGGTGCTGCTGGCGTTCGCGCGCAGGCCGGACGGGCGGCGGCGGGCCGGCGAGAACGGCGAGAACGGTGGGGACGGCGGGGGTGCGGCGCGGGCGGGGCGGGCGTCGCAGAGCGCGGCGTCGCAGGCGCGGTTCCGCCGGTCGTTGTCGGTGTTCTTCCGGCATGCGGTGACGGCGGGGTGGGTGCAGCTGGATCCGATGCGGGCGGTGACGGTGTCGGCGCGTGAACGCGGGGGGCTGCGGGCGGAGCGGCGTGCGTTGACGGTGGAGCAGGCCGGTGGGCTGCTGGCGGCGGCGCGGCGGATGGCCGAGGAGCCGGTTCCGGCGGCGCGGCGGCGCGATCAGCGGACCGAGTTGCGGGATGCGCTGGCGGTGGTGCTGCTGGCGACGGTGGGGCCGCGGGTGTCGGAGCTGACGCGGGCAAACGTGGAGGACTTCTTCGTCAACGGCGGTGACCGGTACTGGCGGATCTTCGGCAAGGGCGGGCGGACGCGGGACGTGCCGCTCCCCCGCCCGGTGGCGGTGCTGCTGGAGGAGTATCTGGCGCGGGGTCGTCCGCTGCTGGACCGGGGTGTGGAGCCGAAGGCGCTGCTGTTGTCGTGGCGGGGGCGGCGGCTGGCGCGCGGTGATGTGCAGGCGGTGATCGACCGGGTGCTGGCGCGGGTGGAGCCGTCGCGGCGGCGGGCGGTGACGCCGCACGGGTTGCGGCATACGACGGCGACGCATCTGCTGGCGGCGGCGACGGACATGGACGCGGTGCGGCGGGTGCTGGGGCATTCGGATCTGTCGACGTTGTCGCGTTACCGGGACGAGCTGCCGGGCGAGCTGGAGGCGGCGATGCGCGTTCACCCGCTGCTGGAGGAGGGCCGCAGGTGA
- a CDS encoding nuclear transport factor 2 family protein: MDTARRFQQAVHDRDLDTITALLAPDVRFFSPVKFTPFTGADMVAGLFGVLLRTFEDFRYTGELHGHARIGADGPDAPPTS; this comes from the coding sequence ATGGACACCGCACGCCGCTTCCAGCAGGCCGTCCACGACCGCGACCTGGACACCATCACCGCCCTGCTCGCACCGGACGTCCGCTTCTTCAGCCCCGTGAAGTTCACCCCGTTCACCGGCGCCGACATGGTCGCCGGCCTCTTCGGCGTCCTGCTGCGCACCTTCGAGGACTTCCGCTACACCGGCGAACTCCACGGCCACGCCCGCATCGGCGCCGACGGCCCCGACGCCCCTCCCACATCCTGA
- a CDS encoding DedA family protein, producing the protein MVDQVLVWVEGAVSSPWFYVALLVFACVDAFFPAVPSESLVITAGVYAASGEPSLAGAIVCAAAGAFAGDHVAFWVGRASRGRLEGRLRPGSRRERAFGWASRTLRRRGGLVLVVARYVPGGRTAVTVTMGASGYPGRLFALFAGVAAVSWGAYAALVGYVGGRAFEADPLRGLLAGFGLAVGITVAVETVRFAVARRRAGVPAGR; encoded by the coding sequence GTGGTCGATCAGGTGCTGGTGTGGGTGGAGGGGGCGGTGTCCTCGCCGTGGTTCTACGTGGCGTTGCTGGTGTTCGCGTGTGTGGACGCGTTCTTCCCGGCGGTGCCGAGCGAGAGCCTGGTGATCACGGCGGGGGTGTACGCGGCGTCGGGTGAGCCGAGCCTGGCGGGGGCGATCGTGTGCGCGGCGGCGGGGGCGTTCGCGGGTGATCATGTGGCGTTCTGGGTGGGGCGGGCGTCGCGGGGACGGCTGGAGGGGCGGTTGCGGCCGGGGTCGCGGCGGGAGCGGGCGTTCGGGTGGGCGTCGCGGACGCTGCGGCGGCGGGGCGGGCTGGTGCTGGTGGTGGCGCGGTACGTGCCCGGGGGTCGTACGGCGGTGACGGTGACGATGGGCGCGTCGGGGTATCCGGGGCGGTTGTTCGCGCTGTTCGCGGGGGTGGCGGCGGTGAGCTGGGGGGCTTACGCGGCGCTGGTGGGGTACGTGGGGGGCCGGGCGTTCGAGGCCGATCCGCTGCGGGGGCTGCTGGCGGGGTTCGGGCTGGCGGTGGGGATCACGGTGGCGGTGGAGACGGTCCGGTTCGCGGTGGCGCGGCGGCGGGCGGGGGTGCCCGCGGGCCGCTGA
- a CDS encoding phosphatase PAP2 family protein → MRAPEFSADWYRAVTEFAHGTPAWLHTVAEVGTDAGLLLFAVLFAAGWWRARTADARAMALAVAGPVVTVAAYLVSEVAKSLIEQERPCRAVAGAMNIAACPAVGDWSFPSNHATIAAASATALAVAWRAVAPLVLPLAALMAFSRVFVGVHYPHDVAAGFVVGSVVAGLLAVAVAPWAARLVTTLRTLPVTGPLLSAGPTIPAGSMGPVGTVRDPRPVPAMTAGDARDGVGV, encoded by the coding sequence ATGCGAGCGCCGGAATTCAGCGCCGACTGGTATCGGGCGGTCACCGAGTTCGCGCACGGGACCCCCGCGTGGCTGCACACGGTCGCGGAGGTCGGCACCGACGCGGGACTGCTGCTGTTCGCCGTCCTGTTCGCGGCGGGCTGGTGGCGGGCCCGCACCGCCGACGCGCGGGCGATGGCGCTGGCGGTGGCCGGGCCGGTGGTCACGGTGGCCGCCTACCTGGTCAGCGAGGTGGCCAAGAGCCTGATCGAGCAGGAACGCCCGTGCCGGGCGGTGGCCGGGGCGATGAACATCGCGGCCTGCCCGGCGGTGGGCGACTGGTCGTTCCCCAGCAACCACGCCACGATCGCGGCGGCGTCGGCGACGGCGCTGGCGGTGGCGTGGCGGGCGGTGGCGCCGCTGGTGCTGCCGCTGGCGGCGCTGATGGCGTTCTCCCGGGTGTTCGTGGGGGTGCACTACCCGCACGACGTGGCGGCCGGGTTCGTGGTCGGGTCGGTGGTGGCCGGGCTGCTGGCGGTGGCGGTGGCGCCGTGGGCGGCGCGGCTGGTGACGACGCTGCGGACGCTGCCGGTGACCGGGCCGCTGCTGTCGGCGGGCCCCACCATCCCGGCGGGCTCGATGGGCCCGGTGGGAACAGTGCGGGATCCGCGGCCGGTCCCTGCCATGACGGCCGGTGACGCCCGGGACGGCGTCGGCGTGTGA
- a CDS encoding DUF58 domain-containing protein yields the protein MPYRPHRHHHGDKLTRLAPERTLRRLELSVTRRLDGLLNGEHLGLLPGPGTELAEARAYQPGEDDVRHMDWAVTARTTQPHVRDLVADHELETWALIDLTPSMDYGTAALPKRDLAVAALAAVGFLTVRLGDRTGAYLMHPGGLRRWPARTGKAAMYALLQTLLDTPAQPPADPRARPVTLADGIASLGRSQTRRGLRVVISDFLDQPAPGAPLAWERPLRRLTRRHQVLAVEIIDPRELALPDIGLVHMADPETGHVHEIALNRRTAAAYNAAATAHRHAVAAALRRCGAHHLQLRTDRDWIADIARFALRQRRTAGRTAGRTTTGARP from the coding sequence ATGCCGTACCGCCCGCACCGCCACCACCACGGCGACAAACTCACCCGGCTGGCCCCCGAACGCACCCTGCGGCGCCTGGAACTGTCGGTCACCCGCCGCCTCGACGGCCTCCTCAACGGCGAACACCTCGGACTGCTGCCCGGCCCCGGCACCGAACTCGCCGAAGCCCGCGCCTACCAGCCCGGCGAGGACGACGTCCGCCACATGGACTGGGCCGTCACCGCCCGCACCACCCAGCCCCACGTCCGCGACCTCGTCGCCGACCACGAACTGGAGACCTGGGCCCTCATCGACCTCACCCCCAGCATGGACTACGGCACCGCCGCCCTCCCCAAACGCGACCTGGCCGTCGCCGCCCTCGCCGCCGTCGGCTTCCTGACCGTACGGCTCGGCGACCGCACCGGCGCCTACCTCATGCACCCCGGCGGACTGCGCCGCTGGCCCGCCCGCACCGGCAAGGCCGCCATGTACGCGCTGCTGCAGACCCTCCTGGACACCCCCGCCCAACCCCCCGCCGACCCCCGCGCACGACCCGTCACCCTCGCCGACGGCATCGCCTCCCTCGGCCGCAGCCAGACCCGCCGCGGCCTGCGCGTCGTCATCTCCGACTTCCTCGACCAGCCCGCCCCCGGCGCCCCCCTCGCCTGGGAACGGCCCCTGCGCCGCCTGACCCGCCGCCACCAGGTCCTCGCCGTCGAGATCATCGACCCCCGCGAACTCGCCCTCCCCGACATCGGACTGGTCCACATGGCCGACCCCGAGACCGGCCACGTCCACGAGATCGCCCTCAACCGCAGGACCGCCGCCGCCTACAACGCCGCCGCCACCGCCCACCGCCACGCCGTCGCCGCCGCCCTGCGCCGCTGCGGCGCCCACCACCTGCAACTGCGCACCGACCGCGACTGGATCGCCGACATCGCCCGGTTCGCCCTGCGGCAACGCCGCACCGCCGGCCGCACCGCCGGGCGCACCACCACGGGGGCACGCCCATGA
- a CDS encoding VWA domain-containing protein — protein MTFLSPGRLWVLAVVPLLVAVYVLLQARRRRYVVRFTNLALLSQVAPKSPGWRRHVAAGLFLVMITLMCLGFARPATAVKVPRDRATVIVAIDVSLSMMARDVAPNRLEAAKSAAKRFIGDLPARFNVGVIAFAGSANVIASPTGDRATAIASIDNLTLEKRTAIGEAVFTGLQAIRGFDAQAGQDPPPAHIVLLSDGDNTTGRSVPEAVEAARAAKVPVSTIAFGTPYGTVEIDGETTPVEVNKLTLADLAQGTGGKAYEAADRDQLSQVYANIGTSLGWRIEHRDIAARFTGIALLFALAAAGASLAWFSRLP, from the coding sequence ATGACCTTCCTGTCACCCGGCCGCCTATGGGTCCTGGCCGTCGTCCCGCTGCTGGTCGCCGTCTACGTGCTGCTGCAGGCACGCCGCCGCCGCTACGTCGTCCGCTTCACCAACCTCGCACTGCTGTCCCAGGTCGCCCCCAAGAGCCCCGGCTGGCGGCGGCACGTGGCCGCCGGGCTGTTCCTGGTCATGATCACCCTCATGTGCCTGGGATTCGCCCGCCCCGCCACCGCCGTCAAGGTCCCCCGCGACCGCGCCACCGTCATCGTCGCCATCGACGTGTCGCTGTCCATGATGGCCCGCGACGTGGCCCCCAACCGGCTCGAGGCCGCCAAGTCCGCCGCCAAACGCTTCATCGGCGACCTGCCCGCCCGCTTCAACGTCGGCGTCATCGCCTTCGCCGGCAGCGCCAACGTCATCGCCTCCCCCACCGGCGACCGCGCCACCGCCATCGCCTCCATCGACAACCTCACCCTGGAAAAGCGCACCGCCATCGGCGAAGCCGTCTTCACCGGCCTGCAGGCCATCCGCGGCTTCGACGCCCAGGCCGGCCAGGACCCCCCGCCCGCTCACATCGTCCTGTTGTCCGACGGCGACAACACCACCGGCCGGTCCGTCCCCGAGGCCGTCGAGGCCGCCCGCGCCGCCAAGGTCCCCGTCTCCACCATCGCGTTCGGCACCCCCTACGGCACCGTCGAGATCGACGGGGAGACCACCCCCGTCGAGGTCAACAAGCTCACCCTCGCCGACCTCGCCCAGGGCACCGGCGGCAAGGCCTACGAGGCCGCCGACCGCGACCAGCTGTCACAGGTGTACGCCAACATCGGCACCTCGCTGGGCTGGCGCATCGAACACCGCGACATCGCCGCCCGCTTCACCGGCATCGCGCTGCTGTTCGCCCTCGCCGCCGCCGGCGCGTCCCTGGCCTGGTTCTCCCGCCTGCCCTGA
- a CDS encoding class I SAM-dependent methyltransferase, which yields MGDHYFTERPETASRPGTVDLVLPDLHLRLATDRGVFSPDRIDPGTRILLETVPPPPPTGDLLDLGCGYGPIACTMATRSPRATVYGVDVNVRALQLAEQNAQTAGLDNVRFVRAEEIDPELRFDALWSNPPIRIGKTALHDLLATWLDRLTPTGTAHLVVSKHLGSDSLHRWLETHGWPTRRVASRSAYRVLAVTSRGTTRPASDEDTR from the coding sequence GTGGGGGATCACTACTTCACCGAACGTCCCGAGACGGCCAGCCGCCCCGGCACCGTCGACCTCGTCCTGCCCGACCTGCACCTGCGGCTGGCCACCGACCGGGGCGTGTTCTCCCCCGACCGCATCGACCCCGGCACCCGCATCCTGCTGGAGACCGTCCCCCCGCCCCCGCCCACCGGGGACCTCCTCGACCTGGGCTGCGGGTACGGGCCCATCGCCTGCACCATGGCGACCCGATCGCCCCGGGCGACCGTCTATGGGGTGGACGTGAACGTTCGCGCACTCCAGCTTGCGGAGCAGAATGCCCAGACCGCCGGGCTTGACAACGTAAGGTTCGTCCGGGCGGAGGAGATCGACCCCGAGCTGCGGTTCGACGCCCTGTGGTCCAACCCGCCCATTCGCATCGGCAAGACCGCCCTGCACGACCTGCTCGCCACCTGGCTGGACCGGCTCACCCCCACCGGCACCGCCCACCTGGTCGTCTCCAAGCACCTGGGCTCCGACAGCCTGCACCGCTGGCTGGAGACCCACGGCTGGCCCACCCGCCGCGTGGCGTCCCGATCCGCCTACCGGGTCCTGGCCGTCACCTCCCGAGGCACCACCCGACCCGCATCCGACGAGGACACCCGATGA
- a CDS encoding TrmH family RNA methyltransferase, translating into MTAPRTDRRRQLRPTDVKRLNRDWRRRTHGRLALIVESVTQPFNIGSILRSAAAFGVEHLWLAGNATLPTHRNVGKTALGTERLVPWDQTPAAADAVAAARADGFRVVALELATDAVPLHAAPLDGDICLAVGGEDHGCSPALLAAADAVAYIPQIGRVGSLNVAVATAVALAEIRRREWAVDPAP; encoded by the coding sequence ATGACCGCGCCCCGCACCGACCGGCGCCGCCAGCTGCGGCCCACCGACGTCAAACGCCTCAACCGCGACTGGCGCCGCCGCACCCACGGCCGCCTCGCCCTCATCGTCGAGTCGGTCACCCAGCCGTTCAACATCGGGTCCATCCTCCGCAGCGCCGCCGCGTTCGGCGTCGAGCACCTGTGGCTGGCCGGCAACGCCACCCTCCCCACCCACCGCAACGTCGGCAAGACCGCCCTCGGCACCGAACGCCTCGTCCCCTGGGACCAGACCCCGGCCGCCGCCGACGCCGTCGCCGCCGCCCGCGCCGACGGGTTCCGCGTCGTCGCCCTCGAACTGGCCACCGACGCCGTCCCGCTGCACGCCGCGCCCCTGGACGGCGACATCTGCCTGGCCGTCGGCGGCGAGGACCACGGCTGCTCCCCCGCCCTGCTGGCCGCCGCCGACGCGGTCGCCTACATCCCCCAGATCGGCCGCGTCGGCTCCCTGAACGTCGCCGTCGCCACCGCTGTCGCCCTGGCCGAGATCCGGCGGCGGGAATGGGCCGTCGACCCCGCACCTTGA
- a CDS encoding glycerophosphodiester phosphodiesterase family protein: MPYEFLDHPGPIPFAHRGGARHGLENSMPAFQYAVDLGYRYLETDVHATADGVLVAFHDRTLDRVTDRHGAIARMPYSEVAKARIAGVEPIPLLEDILGSWPDIRVNIDIKDAPAIAPLARTLHRTQAWRRVCITSFSTRRLAALRARLPLFTDEDVCMALGPRGVMALRARSAGGPAAKLIRLAATGVACAQVPHALGRVPFVTESFVAQAHELGLKVHAWTVNRRADMERLLDLGVDGVMTDDLLTLRDVMTRRDLWTPHHALR; encoded by the coding sequence GTGCCGTACGAGTTCCTCGACCATCCCGGGCCGATCCCGTTCGCCCACCGCGGCGGCGCCCGCCACGGCCTGGAGAACTCCATGCCCGCCTTCCAGTACGCGGTCGACCTCGGCTACCGCTACCTGGAGACCGACGTGCACGCCACCGCCGACGGCGTCCTGGTCGCCTTCCACGACCGCACCCTCGACCGCGTCACCGACCGGCACGGCGCCATCGCCCGCATGCCCTACAGCGAGGTCGCCAAGGCCCGCATCGCCGGCGTCGAACCCATCCCCCTGCTGGAGGACATCCTCGGCAGCTGGCCCGACATCCGCGTCAACATCGACATCAAGGACGCCCCCGCCATCGCCCCCCTGGCCCGCACCCTGCACCGCACCCAGGCGTGGCGGCGGGTGTGCATCACCTCGTTCTCCACCCGCCGCCTGGCCGCCCTGCGCGCCCGGCTGCCGCTGTTCACCGACGAGGACGTGTGCATGGCCCTCGGCCCCCGCGGCGTCATGGCGCTGCGCGCCCGCTCCGCCGGAGGCCCCGCCGCCAAGCTCATCCGCCTGGCCGCCACCGGAGTCGCCTGCGCCCAGGTCCCCCACGCCCTCGGCCGCGTCCCCTTCGTCACCGAGTCCTTCGTCGCCCAGGCCCACGAACTCGGCCTCAAGGTGCACGCCTGGACCGTCAACCGCCGCGCCGACATGGAACGCCTCCTCGACCTCGGCGTCGACGGCGTCATGACCGACGACCTGCTCACCCTCCGCGACGTCATGACCCGCCGCGACCTGTGGACCCCCCACCACGCCCTCCGCTGA